In Harpia harpyja isolate bHarHar1 chromosome Z, bHarHar1 primary haplotype, whole genome shotgun sequence, a single window of DNA contains:
- the NPR2 gene encoding atrial natriuretic peptide receptor 2: protein MAPRLPLPLLLLLLLLLLPVPAAVAGGGGGGGGGGEGGGRRRAAATPDGTVANLTVAVVLPERNVSYAWAWPRVGPALSLALEALERGEPPLLPRPFSVRVEFMSSELEGACSEYVAPLNAVDLKLYHDPDVLFGPGCVYPAASVGRFASHWRLPLITGGAVAAGFSRKREHYSTTVRTGPSAPKLGAFVSHLHAHFNWSTRAVLLYVDRKTDDRPYYFTVEGVYQELQDGSNLTVRHHIYSPDEGGPDTAVHFIKANGRVVYLCGPPEMLRQIMQLAQRENLTNGDYVFFYLDVFGESLRGDSSRDPFKPWQQSPGQDSGLRKAFQMVLVITYYEPQNPEYQHFQTQLILRAKQKFGVQLNYSLMNLVAGCFYDGMLLYAMVLNETLQEGGSKKNATHIIEKMRDRKFQGVTGLVSMDSNNDRDTDFNLWAMGDPESGQYEVVGHYSGVEKQIHWLGRPIPWVKGAPPLDNPPCVFDVDDPSCDKTPLSMLAIVALGTGLTFVMFGISSFLIFRKLMLEKELASMLWRIRWDELQFGSPERYHKAAGSRLTLSLRGSSYGSLMTTHGKYQIFANTGHFKGNVVAIKHINKKRIELTRQVLFELKHMRDIQFNHLTRFIGACIDPPNICIVTEYCPRGSLQDVLENESINLDWMFRYSLINDIVKGMAFLHNSIIGHHGSLKSSNCVVDSRFVLKITDYGLASFRSPCDGEDTHALYAKKLWTAPELLQKGRLPTPGMQKADVYSFGIIVQEVALRNGPFYIEGMDLSPKEIVQKVRNSQKPFFRPSIDIGVHSEELAVLMERCWAQEPAERPDFSQIKIFIRRFNKEGSTSILDNLLSRMEQYANNLEKLVEERTQAYLEEKRKAENLLYQILPHSVAEQLKRGETVRAEAFDSVTIYFSDIVGFTALSAESTPMQVVTLLNDLYTCFDAIIDNFDVYKVETIGDAYMVVSGLPVRNGKLHAREIVRMALALLEAVKTFRIRHRPNDQLRLRIGIHTGPVCAGVVGLKMPRYCLFGDTVNTASRMESNGQALKIHVSSTTKEVLDEFGCFELELRGDVEMKGKGKMRTYWLLGERKDPKVI from the exons ATGGCTCCgcggctgccgctgccgctgctgctgctgctgctgctgctgctgctgccggtaccggcggcggtggcgggaggaggaggaggaggaggaggaggaggggaaggcggggggaggcggcgggcggcggcgacCCCCGACGGGACGGTGGCTAACTTGACGGTGGCGGTGGTACTGCCGGAGCGTAACGTGAGCTACGCGTGGGCTTGGCCGCGCGTGGGGCCGGCGCTGAGCCTGGCGCTGGAAGCGCTGGAGCGGGGCGAACCGCCGCTCTTGCCGCGGCCCTTCTCGGTGCGCGTCGAGTTTATGAGCTCGGAGCTGGAGGGCGCTTGCTCCGAGTACGTGGCACCGCTCAACGCCGTGGACCTGAAGCTCTACCACGACCCCGACGTCCTCTTCGGGCCGGGCTGCGTCTACCCCGCCGCTTCCGTGGGGCGCTTCGCCTCGCACTGGCGGCTGCCGCTCATCACcggcggggcggtggcggccggTTTCAGCCGCAAACGGGAGCATTACAGCACGACGGTGCGTACCGGGCCCTCGGCCCCCAAACTGGGTGCCTTCGTCTCCCACCTCCACGCCCACTTCAACTGGAGCACCCGCGCCGTCCTCCTCTACGTGGACCGCAAGACCGACGACCGACCCTACTACTTCACCGTCGAGGGTGTCTACCAGGAGCTGCAGGACGGCAGCAACCTCACCGTCCGCCACCACATCTACTCCCCCGACGAGGGCGGCCCCGACACCGCCGTGCACTTCATCAAGGCCAACGGGCGCG TGGTGTATCTCTGCGGACCGCCGGAGATGCTGCGGCAGATCATGCAGCTGGCGCAGCGGGAGAACCTCACCAATGGCGACTATGTCTTCTTCTACCTGGATGTCTTTGGGGAGAGCCTGCGGGGTGACTCTTCCCGCGACCCCTTCaagccctggcagcagagcccagggCAGGACTCGGGGCTGCGCAAAGCTTTCCAG ATGGTGCTGGTGATCACCTACTATGAGCCCCAAAACCCCGAGTACCAGCACTTCCAAACCCAGCTTATCCTGCGAGCTAAGCAGAAATTCGGGGTGCAGCTCAACTACTCCTTG ATGAACCTGGTGGCGGGGTGTTTCTATGACGGGATGCTGCTGTACGCCATGGTGCTGAACGAGACCCTGCAGGAGGGCGGCTCCAAGAAAAACGCCACCCACATCATCGAGAAGATGCGTGACCGCAAGTTCCAGG gggtgACGGGGCTGGTGAGCATGGACAGCAACAATGACCGGGACACTGACTTCAACCTATGGGCCATGGGTGACCCTGAGAGCGGGCAGTACGAG GTGGTGGGACACTACTCAGGCGTGGAGAAGCAGATCCACTGGCTGGGACGACCCATCCCCTGGGTAAAGGGGGCCCCCCCCTTGGACAACCCACCCTGTGTCTTCGACGTGGATGACCCTTCCTGTGATAAAA cccccctctCCATGCTGGCCATCGTGGCTTTGGGCACTGGCCTCACCTTCGTCATGTTTGGCATCTCCAGCTTCCTCATCTTCAG GAAGCTGATGCTGGAGAAGGAGCTTGCCAGCATGCTCTGGAGGATCCGTTGGGATGAGCTGCAGTTTGGGAGCCCTGAGCGGTATCACAAGGCAGCGGGCAGCCGGCTCACGCTGTCCCTG cgTGGCTCCAGCTACGGCTCCCTGATGACCACCCATGGCAAGTACCAGATCTTCGCCAACACCGGCCACTTCAAG GGCAACGTGGTGGCCATCAAGCACATCAACAAGAAGCGCATCGAGCTGACGCGGCAGGTGCTCTTTGAGCTGAAACAC ATGCGGGACATCCAGTTCAACCACCTGACCCGCTTCATTGGGGCATGCATTGACCCCCCCAACATTTGCATTGTCACTGAGTACTGCCCGCGGGGCAGCCTGCAG GATGTCCTGGAGAACGAGAGCATCAACCTGGACTGGATGTTTCGCTACTCCCTCATCAACGACATTGTCAAG GGAATGGCCTTTCTGCACAACAGCATCATCGGCCACCACGGCAGCCTCAAGTCATCCAACTGCGTGGTGGACAGCCGCTTCGTGCTGAAGATCACAGACTACGGGCTGGCCAGCTTCCGCTCACCCTGTGACGGCGAGGACACGCATGCCCTCTATGCCA AGAAGCTGTGGACAGCCCCGGAGCTGCTGCAGAAGGGGCGCCTGCCCACCCCGGGCATGCAGAAAGCCGATGTTTACAGCTTTGGCATCATCGTGCAGGAGGTCGCCCTGCGCAATGGCCCCTTCTACATCGAGGGCATGGACCTGAGCCCCAAAG AGATTGTGCAGAAGGTGCGTAACAGCCAGAAGCCCTTCTTCCGCCCCTCCATCGACATCGGGGTGCACAGTGAGGAGCTGGCAGTGCTGATGGAGCGCTGCTGGGCACAGGAGCCAGCCGAGCGCCCTGACTTCAGCCAGATCAAGATCTTCATCCGTAGATTCAACAA ggagggcagcaccAGCATCCTGGACAACCTGCTGTCGCGCATGGAGCAGTACGCCAACAacctggagaagctggtggagGAGCGGACGCAGGCCTACCTGGAGGAGAAGCGCAAGGCGGAGAACCTCCTCTACCAGATTCTGCCTCA CTCCGTAGCGGAGCAGCTGAAGCGCGGGGAGACGGTGCGGGCCGAGGCTTTCGACAGCGTCACCATCTACTTCAGCGACATCGTGGGCTTCACCGCCCTCTCGGCGGAGAGCACCCCCATGCAG GTCGTGACGCTGCTGAACGATCTCTACACTTGCTTCGATGCCATCATCGACAACTTTGATGTGTACAAG GTGGAGACCATTGGGGATGCCTACATGGTGGTGTCAGGGCTGCCGGTGCGCAATGGGAAGCTGCATGCCCGCGAGATTGTCCGCATGGCCCTGGCCCTGCTCGAGGCAGTCAAAACCTTCAGGATCCGGCACCGGCCCAACGACCAGCTCCGCCTGCGCATCGGCATACACACTG GTCCTGTGTGCGCCGGAGTTGTGGGTCTGAAGATGCCACGGTACTGCCTCTTCGGGGACACAGTGAACACCGCATCCCGCATGGAGTCCAACGGCCAGG CCCTGAAGATCCATGTCTCGTCCACCACCAAGGAAGTCCTGGATGAGTTTGGCTGCTTTGAGCTGGAGCTGCGTGGGGACGTGGAGATGAAG GGCAAGGGGAAGATGCGGACGTACTGGCTGCTGGGCGAGAGGAAAGACCCCAAAGTCATCTGA